From Streptomyces sp. 6-11-2, one genomic window encodes:
- a CDS encoding ricin-type beta-trefoil lectin domain protein, producing MARPRLLRRCLFAALSAVLVGSAAVGPARADSPKAAAPTAATPKAAAAVTFSDTFDGPAGAAVDSSKWQIETGDNVNNHERQYYTSGNKNAALDGQGHLVITARRENPSNYQCWYGTCQYTSARLNTSGKFTAQYGHVEARMKIPRGQGMWPAFWMLGTPVNWPDSGEIDIMENVGFEPSTVHGTIHGPGYSGSGGIGAGYSLPNGQNFADAFHTFAVDWAPDSITWSVDGNVYQRRTPADLGGRTWVFNKPFFLILNLAVGGYWPGDPDGSTSFPQQLVVDSVSVTTSDTSGGGAIRGLAGKCVDVAGANSANGTPVQLYDCNGTAAQQWTVASDGTLRALGKCLDVTDRGTADGSTVQLWDCGGGANQKWVVSSAHDIVNPQANKCLDVTGNNSANGTRLQIWTCTGGANQKWTVG from the coding sequence GTGGCCCGTCCACGCCTGCTCCGCAGATGTCTGTTCGCCGCCCTGTCCGCCGTCCTGGTCGGCTCCGCCGCCGTCGGCCCGGCGCGGGCCGACTCCCCGAAGGCGGCCGCCCCCACGGCGGCCACCCCGAAGGCGGCCGCCGCCGTCACGTTCTCCGACACCTTCGACGGCCCCGCCGGCGCGGCCGTCGACTCCTCCAAGTGGCAGATCGAGACCGGCGACAACGTCAACAACCACGAACGGCAGTACTACACGTCGGGCAACAAGAACGCGGCCCTGGACGGCCAGGGCCATCTGGTGATCACCGCCCGGCGCGAGAACCCCTCCAACTACCAGTGCTGGTACGGCACCTGCCAGTACACCTCGGCCCGGCTGAACACCTCCGGGAAGTTCACCGCGCAGTACGGGCACGTCGAGGCCCGGATGAAGATCCCGCGGGGGCAGGGCATGTGGCCCGCGTTCTGGATGCTCGGCACGCCGGTCAACTGGCCGGACTCCGGTGAGATCGACATCATGGAGAACGTCGGTTTCGAGCCGTCCACCGTCCACGGCACGATCCACGGCCCCGGCTACTCCGGCTCGGGCGGCATCGGCGCGGGCTACTCGCTGCCGAACGGACAGAACTTCGCGGACGCCTTCCACACCTTCGCCGTCGACTGGGCGCCGGACTCGATCACCTGGTCCGTGGACGGCAACGTCTACCAGCGGCGCACGCCGGCCGACCTGGGCGGCAGGACGTGGGTGTTCAACAAGCCGTTCTTCCTGATCCTGAACCTGGCCGTGGGCGGCTACTGGCCGGGCGACCCGGACGGCTCCACCTCCTTCCCGCAGCAGCTCGTGGTCGACTCGGTATCGGTGACCACGAGCGACACGTCCGGCGGCGGCGCGATCCGCGGGCTGGCCGGCAAGTGCGTGGACGTGGCCGGGGCGAACTCCGCCAACGGCACCCCGGTGCAGCTCTACGACTGCAACGGCACCGCCGCCCAGCAGTGGACGGTCGCCTCGGACGGCACCCTGCGCGCACTCGGCAAGTGCCTGGACGTCACGGACCGCGGCACCGCGGACGGCTCCACCGTCCAGTTGTGGGACTGCGGCGGCGGCGCGAACCAGAAGTGGGTGGTCTCCTCGGCGCACGACATCGTCAACCCGCAGGCGAACAAGTGTCTGGACGTCACCGGAAACAACTCCGCCAACGGCACCCGGCTCCAGATCTGGACCTGCACGGGCGGTGCCAACCAGAAGTGGACGGTGGGCTGA
- a CDS encoding PHP domain-containing protein: MDPVEALDRIAFLLERCLAPTYRVRAFRTAARVLSGLPEREVAERATAGTLQSLKGVGPKTAQVVREALAGQVPGYLRKLEDEADEPLVAGGERLRALLRGDCHLHSDWSDGGSPIEEMGRTAARLGHEWAVLTDHSPRLTVARGLSAERLREQLEVVAELNRTWAPFRLLTGIECDILDDGSLDQEPELLERLDVVVVSVHSRLRMDARSMTRRMVAAVRDPHSDVLGHCTGRLLTGRGRPESEFDADAVFAACAETGTAVEINSRPERLDPPRRLLRRAVDAGVLFSVDTDAHAPGQLDWQIHGCARAEACGVPPERVVTTWTGEQLLDWARERRTP, encoded by the coding sequence ATGGACCCTGTCGAGGCACTGGACCGGATCGCCTTTCTGCTGGAGCGGTGCCTGGCGCCGACCTACCGTGTGCGCGCCTTCCGCACCGCCGCCCGGGTGCTGTCCGGGCTGCCCGAGCGCGAGGTGGCCGAGCGCGCCACGGCCGGGACGCTCCAGTCGCTCAAGGGCGTCGGCCCGAAGACCGCCCAGGTGGTGCGGGAGGCACTGGCCGGGCAGGTGCCCGGCTATCTGCGGAAGCTGGAGGACGAGGCGGACGAACCGCTCGTCGCGGGCGGCGAACGGCTGCGGGCGCTGCTGCGCGGCGACTGCCATCTGCACTCCGACTGGTCCGACGGCGGTAGCCCGATCGAGGAGATGGGCCGGACCGCGGCACGCCTCGGGCACGAGTGGGCGGTGCTCACGGACCACTCGCCGCGACTGACGGTGGCCCGCGGGCTGTCCGCCGAGCGGCTGCGCGAGCAGCTGGAGGTGGTCGCGGAGCTGAACCGGACATGGGCGCCCTTCCGGCTGCTGACCGGCATCGAGTGCGACATCCTCGACGACGGCTCGCTCGACCAGGAGCCGGAGCTGCTGGAACGGCTGGACGTCGTGGTGGTGTCGGTGCACTCCAGACTGCGGATGGACGCCCGGTCGATGACCCGCCGCATGGTGGCCGCCGTGCGCGATCCGCACTCCGACGTCCTCGGCCACTGCACCGGACGGCTGCTGACCGGGCGGGGCCGGCCGGAGTCCGAGTTCGACGCGGACGCGGTGTTCGCCGCGTGCGCCGAGACCGGCACGGCCGTGGAGATCAACAGCCGCCCGGAGCGGCTGGACCCGCCGCGGCGGCTGCTGCGCCGGGCCGTGGACGCCGGCGTGTTGTTCTCCGTCGACACCGACGCCCACGCGCCCGGCCAGCTGGACTGGCAGATCCACGGGTGCGCGCGGGCCGAGGCGTGCGGGGTGCCCCCGGAGCGCGTGGTGACCACGTGGACCGGGGAGCAGCTGCTGGACTGGGCCCGCGAGCGCCGGACGCCGTGA
- a CDS encoding SDR family oxidoreductase — MSSASGSRVVVTGATGNVGTSVVRVLAEDPEIGSIRGLARRIPQWSPPKTQWSAVDVSFEQSGLAGEFAGADAVIHLAWAFQPTHDPAATWRTNVLGSIRVFDAVAAARVPVLVHASSVGAYSPGPKDHAVDESWPTHGWPDAAYCREKAYLERALDTFERDHPDVRVVRMRPAFLFKRESASEQRRILGGRFLPGQLARPELMPFLPDVPGLRVQALHTDDAARAYRLALAHEVRGAFNLAAEPPLDAQVLGELLGSRPVRLPRTAARSAIAAAWGLRLLPASPQLFDAVLHLPLMDCTRAHTELGWRPERTATEVLQEFLQGVQRGEGADTEPLRGRKVG, encoded by the coding sequence GTGAGCAGCGCTTCGGGCAGCCGGGTCGTCGTCACGGGCGCGACCGGCAATGTCGGCACAAGTGTCGTACGGGTCCTCGCCGAGGATCCGGAGATCGGATCCATACGGGGGCTGGCCCGCAGGATCCCTCAGTGGTCGCCGCCGAAGACGCAGTGGTCGGCGGTGGACGTGTCCTTCGAGCAGTCCGGGCTGGCCGGGGAGTTCGCGGGCGCCGACGCCGTGATCCATCTGGCCTGGGCCTTCCAGCCCACGCACGATCCGGCGGCCACGTGGCGCACCAACGTGCTGGGGAGCATTCGGGTCTTCGACGCGGTGGCCGCCGCGCGGGTGCCGGTCCTGGTGCACGCCTCGTCGGTCGGCGCGTACTCACCGGGGCCGAAGGACCACGCGGTGGACGAGTCGTGGCCGACCCACGGCTGGCCGGACGCCGCGTACTGTCGGGAGAAGGCGTATCTGGAACGGGCCCTGGACACCTTCGAGCGGGACCACCCGGACGTGCGGGTGGTCCGGATGCGGCCGGCCTTCCTGTTCAAGCGGGAGTCGGCGAGCGAGCAGCGCCGGATCCTCGGCGGCCGGTTCCTGCCGGGGCAGCTGGCCCGGCCCGAGCTGATGCCGTTCCTGCCGGACGTCCCGGGCCTGCGGGTGCAGGCGCTGCACACGGACGACGCCGCCCGGGCCTACCGGCTGGCGCTCGCGCACGAGGTGCGGGGAGCGTTCAATCTGGCCGCCGAGCCGCCGCTCGACGCGCAGGTGCTGGGCGAGCTGCTCGGCTCCCGGCCCGTCCGGCTGCCGCGCACCGCCGCCCGCTCGGCGATCGCCGCCGCGTGGGGGCTGCGCCTGCTGCCCGCCTCCCCCCAGCTGTTCGACGCGGTCCTCCACCTCCCCCTGATGGACTGCACCCGGGCCCACACCGAACTGGGCTGGCGCCCGGAGCGTACGGCGACGGAGGTCCTCCAGGAGTTCCTCCAGGGGGTGCAGCGGGGCGAGGGTGCGGACACGGAGCCGCTGCGGGGCCGCAAGGTCGGGTGA
- a CDS encoding DUF6624 domain-containing protein, whose translation MTASPDHPVGTPTTSRGPDVSGGDLAVPGGSVTGPAEAAVPTVERDAVPLVGRGAALAVGRGAVPAVGQNAVPLSGEDASPVAAELVRRADADRESTREAGAAPTAERRRSVARCRRDNAEALAAIVRLHGWPTVEAVGGAASTAALMILLHAPDLGFRLRCRDLIAQATADGRCPAVHLAYIADHCAVELGEPQFYGTRINPVTLRPYPVRRPQTLDERRRDVGLGPLEEQMRALRAHG comes from the coding sequence ATGACGGCCTCTCCGGACCATCCCGTGGGCACGCCCACGACATCCCGCGGACCGGACGTCTCGGGCGGAGACCTCGCGGTCCCGGGCGGATCGGTGACGGGACCGGCCGAGGCGGCGGTGCCGACGGTCGAGAGGGACGCGGTGCCGCTCGTCGGGCGGGGAGCGGCACTGGCCGTGGGGCGGGGAGCGGTACCGGCCGTGGGGCAGAACGCGGTGCCGCTGTCCGGGGAGGACGCCTCCCCGGTGGCGGCCGAGCTGGTGCGCAGGGCCGACGCGGACCGGGAGTCGACGCGGGAGGCGGGGGCCGCGCCCACGGCGGAGCGGCGACGGAGTGTGGCCCGGTGCCGCCGGGACAACGCCGAGGCGCTCGCGGCGATCGTGCGCCTGCACGGCTGGCCGACCGTCGAGGCCGTGGGCGGTGCCGCCTCGACGGCCGCCCTGATGATCCTGCTGCACGCCCCGGACCTGGGCTTCCGGCTGCGGTGCCGGGATCTGATCGCCCAGGCCACCGCGGACGGCCGCTGCCCCGCGGTGCACCTGGCCTACATCGCCGACCACTGCGCCGTGGAACTGGGCGAGCCGCAGTTCTACGGCACGCGGATCAACCCCGTCACCCTGCGCCCGTACCCCGTGCGCCGCCCGCAGACCCTCGACGAGCGCCGCCGGGACGTCGGGCTCGGTCCGCTGGAGGAACAGATGCGGGCGCTGCGGGCACACGGCTGA
- a CDS encoding ATP-binding protein: MTASGAWRPGPPPAPADTRHRPAGPAADEPFRVRSTVPADPSWAAAVRRLVTEQFARLPLSADQRDGAVLAADELFANAVKHARTGPDDTVTVTVEWSPHTLRVTVADSSPVLPRPRPADADAESGRGLAIVAALADDWGMAPPEPGRPGKRVWFTLRRRGGTAP; the protein is encoded by the coding sequence ATGACGGCATCCGGCGCTTGGCGCCCCGGGCCGCCGCCCGCACCGGCGGACACCCGGCACCGGCCGGCCGGCCCCGCCGCGGACGAGCCCTTCCGCGTCCGCTCCACCGTCCCCGCCGACCCCTCCTGGGCGGCGGCCGTACGGCGACTGGTCACCGAGCAGTTCGCCCGGCTGCCGCTGTCGGCCGATCAGCGCGACGGCGCGGTGCTCGCCGCGGACGAACTGTTCGCCAACGCGGTCAAGCACGCGCGCACCGGCCCCGACGACACGGTCACCGTGACCGTCGAGTGGAGCCCGCACACCCTCCGCGTGACGGTGGCGGACTCCTCGCCGGTGCTGCCCCGACCGCGACCGGCGGACGCGGACGCGGAGTCGGGACGCGGACTCGCCATCGTCGCCGCGCTGGCGGACGACTGGGGAATGGCGCCGCCCGAACCCGGCCGCCCCGGCAAGAGAGTGTGGTTCACGCTGCGCCGCCGCGGAGGCACGGCTCCATGA